In Rhodanobacter denitrificans, a single window of DNA contains:
- a CDS encoding peptidase domain-containing ABC transporter, which produces MADGIQRGRARKPVRGYRAALQFGWSRSLPMMLQTEAAECGLACLAMVASYHGHDVDLAGLRRKFSTSLKGVTLARVMAMAGQLGFACRPLKLDMDDLAKLKAPCLLHWDLNHFVVLKHVGKRRIVIHDPARGIRKLSRREVSEHFTGVALELSPSASFEPVHARQAVSMRALTGRVRGLVPALLQILLLALALEVFALAAPFYLQWVLDQVMVSADHDLLSLLGLGFIGIAVFSALVTAARSWAVTWLGATLNVQWASNLFGHLMRLPLDWFEKRHVGDVVSRFGSIQTIQQTLTTQFIGSLLDGLMSTVTLVVMAFYSIWLTVLVVSLFVAYGLIRWAFFNPLRRANEEQIVYAARQQSELLESIRGAMPIKLANKQDERLSRYANATVCTANCIIGIQRLGIAFTLSNQLMFGIGRVVMIWIAATLALKNAFSAGMLIAFIAYADQFCSRAAGLIDKWVDFRMLKLHAERVADIALTAPEKMAGATWNGPTPEASIELCSVSFRYAEGEPWILKDCNLRIDAGESVAIVGPSGCGKSTLAKIVLGLLEPTEGAVKFGGTDIRNLGLDTYRQQVGAVMQDDQLFAGSILDNISFFDCQATPVKVEAAARMAAIHADIAAMPMGYQSLVGDMGSSLSGGQKQRVILARALYRRPKLLVLDEATSHLDIDNEHRVNAAIQRMKMTRLVIAHRPETISSIPKVILVDAGRTELIADHQNMAAVDPMQRGAL; this is translated from the coding sequence GTGGCTGATGGTATCCAGCGTGGGCGAGCCCGCAAGCCCGTGCGCGGCTATCGCGCAGCGCTGCAATTCGGTTGGTCGCGCAGCCTGCCGATGATGTTGCAGACCGAGGCGGCCGAATGCGGTCTGGCATGCCTGGCGATGGTGGCCAGCTATCACGGCCACGATGTCGACCTGGCCGGACTGCGCCGCAAATTTTCCACCTCGCTGAAGGGCGTCACTCTGGCGCGAGTGATGGCGATGGCAGGCCAGCTCGGCTTTGCCTGTCGCCCGCTCAAGCTGGACATGGACGATCTGGCCAAGCTCAAGGCACCATGCCTGCTGCACTGGGATCTCAACCATTTTGTGGTGCTCAAACACGTCGGCAAGCGCCGCATCGTCATCCATGACCCGGCACGCGGCATCCGCAAGCTGAGTCGTCGTGAAGTCTCTGAACACTTCACTGGCGTGGCGCTGGAACTGAGCCCGTCGGCCAGCTTCGAACCCGTGCATGCGCGTCAGGCCGTTTCCATGCGCGCACTCACCGGCCGCGTGCGCGGGCTGGTACCGGCGCTGCTGCAGATCCTGTTGCTGGCATTGGCGCTGGAAGTGTTCGCGCTGGCGGCACCTTTCTATCTGCAATGGGTGCTGGATCAGGTCATGGTCTCGGCCGATCACGATCTGCTGAGTTTGCTCGGCTTGGGTTTCATCGGCATAGCCGTGTTTTCGGCGCTGGTCACGGCGGCACGTTCGTGGGCTGTTACATGGCTGGGCGCCACACTCAACGTGCAATGGGCGAGCAATTTGTTCGGTCACCTGATGCGACTGCCGCTGGACTGGTTTGAAAAGCGGCATGTGGGCGATGTGGTGTCGCGTTTTGGCTCGATCCAGACCATCCAGCAGACCCTGACCACGCAGTTCATCGGCTCGCTGCTGGATGGTCTGATGTCAACGGTCACCCTCGTTGTGATGGCGTTCTACAGCATCTGGCTCACCGTGTTGGTGGTGAGTTTGTTCGTTGCGTACGGATTGATCCGCTGGGCGTTCTTCAACCCGCTGCGGCGCGCCAACGAAGAGCAGATCGTCTACGCGGCGCGTCAGCAGAGCGAGTTGCTGGAGTCCATTCGCGGCGCGATGCCGATCAAGCTGGCCAACAAGCAGGATGAGCGGCTGTCGCGTTATGCCAATGCGACGGTGTGCACCGCCAACTGCATCATCGGCATCCAGCGCCTGGGCATCGCCTTTACTCTCAGTAACCAACTGATGTTCGGTATAGGTCGTGTAGTAATGATCTGGATCGCCGCCACGTTGGCGCTGAAGAACGCATTTTCCGCCGGCATGCTGATTGCCTTCATCGCTTACGCCGACCAGTTCTGCAGTCGCGCCGCCGGCCTGATCGACAAGTGGGTGGATTTCCGCATGCTGAAGCTGCATGCAGAGCGAGTGGCGGATATCGCGCTGACCGCGCCGGAGAAGATGGCCGGTGCGACGTGGAATGGCCCGACCCCCGAGGCCAGTATCGAACTGTGCAGTGTTAGCTTCCGCTACGCGGAAGGCGAGCCGTGGATTCTGAAGGACTGCAATTTGCGTATTGATGCAGGCGAGTCGGTGGCAATCGTCGGTCCCAGCGGCTGCGGCAAGAGTACGCTGGCGAAGATCGTGCTTGGATTGCTTGAGCCGACTGAGGGGGCGGTGAAGTTCGGGGGCACCGATATCCGCAATCTGGGGTTGGATACCTACCGCCAGCAGGTCGGAGCGGTGATGCAGGATGACCAACTCTTTGCTGGCTCTATCCTCGATAACATCAGTTTCTTTGATTGCCAAGCCACGCCAGTTAAGGTGGAGGCGGCTGCCCGAATGGCTGCGATACACGCTGATATTGCGGCGATGCCGATGGGCTACCAGAGCTTGGTGGGCGACATGGGATCATCTCTGTCTGGTGGTCAGAAGCAGCGGGTGATCCTGGCGCGGGCGCTGTATCGCCGCCCCAAATTGCTGGTGCTGGATGAGGCCACCAGTCATCTTGACATCGACAATGAGCATCGCGTCAATGCCGCGATCCAGCGCATGAAAATGACTCGCCTAGTTATCGCGCATCGTCCAGAAACTATCTCCAGCATCCCCAAGGTGATTCTCGTGGATGCAGGGAGAACCGAATTAATCGCTGACCATCAAAATATGGCTGCGGTTGATCCCATGCAAAGGGGAGCTTTGTGA
- a CDS encoding HlyD family efflux transporter periplasmic adaptor subunit: MFRQEVVDARRGEWLGSIIVAAPLSRWLLTALALALAAAILLFLFFGHYTRRETVTGQLVPSAGLLNIAAPSAGTVARVEVHDGQVVKAGDVLLKLSSEQDSAALGDTHALVGQQLDIQRSRLKADLLNQKQLSEQQADAFRAKAALLHSQLTQIAGQLAIQQKQVISNQQLLARIQPLAAKGYVSAVQIQQQETTVLDAQAQYKALVRQQLDAQQQLDATRQQLAQLPLDDVSKRNDTERQLASLTQSMAQNEMQRAVVLRAPRDGVVSTVLLKQGQMVSAGQPLLSILPSGSVLQAQLLVPSRAIGFIEAGSRVVLRYQAFPYQKFGQQYGRVTDISRSALSPSEIGALVGQQAKEPLYRIQVKLDSQQVLAYGRQEPVKPGMALEADILMERRRLIEWVFEPLYGMVHHLAGGAARG; this comes from the coding sequence TTGTTCAGACAGGAAGTCGTGGATGCGCGGCGTGGGGAATGGCTTGGCTCGATCATTGTGGCCGCGCCGCTGTCACGCTGGCTGCTTACCGCATTGGCGCTGGCGCTGGCTGCAGCCATCCTGCTGTTCCTCTTCTTCGGTCATTACACCCGCCGCGAAACCGTCACCGGGCAGCTGGTGCCAAGCGCGGGGCTGCTCAATATCGCTGCGCCCAGTGCCGGTACGGTTGCCCGCGTAGAGGTACACGATGGTCAGGTCGTCAAGGCAGGCGACGTGTTGCTCAAGCTCTCCAGCGAACAGGACAGCGCAGCACTGGGCGACACCCATGCACTGGTCGGGCAGCAACTGGATATCCAGCGTTCTCGCCTGAAGGCCGATCTGCTCAATCAGAAGCAATTGTCGGAGCAGCAGGCCGATGCATTCCGTGCCAAAGCCGCGCTGCTGCATTCGCAACTGACCCAGATCGCCGGGCAGCTGGCGATCCAGCAAAAACAGGTGATCAGCAACCAGCAGTTGCTGGCGCGGATACAGCCGCTTGCCGCCAAAGGCTATGTCTCGGCGGTGCAGATCCAGCAGCAGGAAACAACCGTGTTGGACGCGCAGGCGCAATACAAGGCGCTCGTACGCCAACAGCTCGATGCCCAACAACAACTCGACGCCACCCGGCAACAGCTGGCCCAGCTGCCGTTGGATGATGTGAGCAAGCGCAACGACACCGAGCGGCAACTTGCCTCGCTGACCCAGTCCATGGCGCAGAACGAAATGCAGCGCGCGGTCGTGCTGCGCGCGCCTCGCGATGGCGTGGTTTCCACCGTGCTGCTGAAGCAAGGCCAGATGGTAAGCGCGGGGCAGCCGTTGCTGTCCATCCTGCCTTCCGGCTCTGTCCTGCAAGCGCAGTTGTTGGTGCCCAGCCGGGCCATCGGTTTCATCGAGGCGGGCAGTCGGGTGGTGCTGCGCTATCAGGCGTTCCCATACCAGAAGTTCGGGCAGCAGTACGGGCGGGTGACCGACATATCGCGCAGCGCGCTCTCGCCATCCGAGATCGGCGCGCTGGTGGGACAACAGGCAAAGGAGCCGCTGTATCGCATCCAGGTGAAGCTGGACAGCCAGCAGGTGCTGGCCTATGGCAGGCAGGAGCCGGTGAAACCCGGCATGGCGCTGGAGGCCGACATCCTGATGGAGCGTCGCCGCCTGATCGAGTGGGTGTTCGAGCCGCTCTACGGCATGGTGCATCACCTGGCGGGAGGTGCCGCCCGTGGCTGA
- a CDS encoding glycosyltransferase family 2 protein: protein MSATAANHNSRYPLLTAIVLALIVAAMNIGLWWWGNYPRGPEDWHGKVGGYALSVFQRYQSPFKLDYPSDEEIAADLKLLHRYTDHIRTYTMQQNPQLYRLAQKEGLKVMAGAEIDKRLDNNERELDLLIAKARAYPDTVTRVIVGNEVLFRNDLAPEQMMAYLDRVRAAVHQPVSIAEPDYIWLKYPELAEHVDFITIHLFPFWNGVPVSGPSGNPHPALDQALGAYQQIRQRYPDKPVVVGEIGWPSNGDRHEYADPSVSNEAIFIRDWMNAAKTAHIDYYLLEAFDQPWKENLGEGRTGAYWGMFNADRQLKFPLTGPVVEDTSWPWKAIAASLLALLPMIFFARRFSRFKLMGRFFFAALIQLACGLIVWSATLPFNFYLSWVDWTMLTLLFPAQIAILAILLINGFEFTEVLWRRDWIRHAGMLTPDPPEKQPFVSIHLACYNEPPEMVIVTLDSLAALDYANFEVLVIDNNTKDPAVWQPVQEYCEKLGKRFRFFHLAPWPGFKAGALNFGLKETDPQADVVAVIDADYEVRADWLATLTGHFHDPKVAVVQCPQAHREFEHNRFRRMTAWEYDGFFRIGMHHRNERNAIIQHGTMTMVRRSALEGTGGWSEWTICEDAELGLRLMHAGYELVYVDELMGKGLTPADFKAYKSQRYRWAFGAMQILKGRWRWMTQKGPLSAGQRFHFLTGWFSWFADALHLIFTLMALFWTAGMVAFPQYFSLPMQLFLIPVIGFFFAKAIFGIVLYRARVPCGWYDTLMASLASMGLSHAIARGILHGLTREKTSFVVTAKSRRLGGSNFAAFAPVREELLMAVALMLCIVGMALGYGTRYIEGTLWMFILAAQSIPYVSAVIGAWIAHKSGDKAG from the coding sequence TTGAGCGCCACCGCAGCAAACCACAACAGCCGGTATCCGCTGCTCACGGCGATCGTGCTCGCCCTGATCGTGGCCGCGATGAACATCGGGCTGTGGTGGTGGGGCAACTACCCGCGCGGGCCGGAGGATTGGCACGGCAAGGTCGGCGGCTATGCGCTGTCGGTGTTCCAGCGCTACCAGAGCCCGTTCAAGCTGGATTACCCCAGCGACGAGGAGATCGCCGCCGACCTCAAGCTGCTGCACCGGTACACGGACCACATCCGTACCTACACGATGCAGCAGAACCCGCAGCTGTATCGGTTGGCGCAGAAGGAAGGCCTGAAGGTGATGGCCGGCGCCGAGATCGACAAACGCCTGGACAACAACGAGCGCGAGCTCGACCTGCTGATCGCCAAGGCGCGTGCCTACCCGGACACCGTCACCCGGGTCATCGTGGGCAACGAGGTGCTGTTCCGCAACGACCTCGCGCCCGAGCAGATGATGGCCTACCTGGACCGCGTGCGTGCCGCCGTGCACCAGCCGGTGTCGATCGCCGAGCCGGACTACATCTGGCTGAAGTACCCCGAGCTGGCCGAGCACGTGGACTTCATCACCATCCACCTGTTCCCGTTCTGGAACGGCGTGCCGGTCAGCGGTCCCTCCGGCAACCCCCATCCGGCGCTGGACCAGGCGCTCGGCGCCTACCAGCAGATCCGCCAGCGCTACCCGGACAAGCCGGTGGTGGTCGGCGAAATCGGCTGGCCGTCGAACGGCGACCGCCACGAGTACGCCGACCCGTCGGTTTCCAACGAGGCGATCTTCATCCGCGACTGGATGAACGCGGCCAAGACTGCGCACATCGACTACTACCTGCTCGAAGCGTTCGACCAGCCGTGGAAGGAAAACCTCGGCGAAGGCCGCACCGGCGCGTACTGGGGCATGTTCAACGCCGATCGCCAGCTGAAGTTCCCGCTGACCGGCCCGGTGGTCGAGGACACCTCGTGGCCGTGGAAGGCGATCGCGGCGAGCCTGTTGGCGCTGCTGCCGATGATCTTCTTCGCGCGCCGTTTCAGCCGCTTCAAGCTGATGGGGCGGTTCTTCTTCGCCGCGCTGATCCAGCTGGCCTGCGGGCTGATCGTGTGGTCGGCCACGTTGCCGTTCAACTTCTACCTGAGCTGGGTCGACTGGACCATGCTCACGCTGCTGTTCCCGGCGCAGATCGCGATCCTCGCGATCCTGCTGATCAACGGCTTCGAGTTCACCGAGGTGCTGTGGCGGCGCGACTGGATCCGCCATGCCGGCATGCTGACGCCCGATCCGCCCGAGAAGCAGCCATTCGTGTCGATCCATCTGGCCTGCTACAACGAGCCGCCGGAGATGGTGATCGTCACGCTCGATTCGCTGGCCGCGCTGGACTACGCGAACTTCGAAGTGCTGGTGATCGACAACAACACCAAGGACCCGGCGGTGTGGCAGCCGGTGCAGGAATACTGCGAGAAGCTCGGCAAGCGCTTCCGCTTCTTCCACCTGGCGCCGTGGCCGGGCTTCAAGGCCGGCGCGCTGAACTTCGGCCTGAAGGAAACCGACCCACAGGCCGACGTGGTGGCGGTGATCGACGCCGACTACGAGGTGCGCGCCGACTGGCTGGCCACCCTCACCGGCCATTTCCACGACCCGAAAGTGGCCGTGGTGCAGTGCCCGCAGGCGCACCGCGAGTTCGAGCACAACCGCTTCCGCCGCATGACCGCGTGGGAGTACGACGGCTTCTTCCGCATCGGCATGCACCACAGGAACGAGCGCAACGCGATCATCCAGCACGGCACCATGACGATGGTGAGGCGCAGCGCGCTGGAAGGTACCGGCGGCTGGTCGGAGTGGACCATCTGCGAGGACGCCGAACTCGGCCTGCGCCTGATGCATGCCGGCTACGAGCTGGTCTACGTCGACGAGCTGATGGGCAAGGGCCTCACCCCGGCCGACTTCAAGGCGTACAAGAGCCAGCGCTATCGCTGGGCGTTCGGCGCCATGCAGATCCTCAAGGGCCGCTGGCGGTGGATGACGCAGAAGGGTCCGCTCTCGGCCGGCCAGCGCTTCCACTTCCTCACCGGCTGGTTCAGCTGGTTCGCCGACGCGCTGCATTTGATCTTCACTCTGATGGCGCTGTTCTGGACCGCCGGCATGGTGGCCTTCCCGCAGTACTTCAGCCTGCCGATGCAGCTGTTCCTGATCCCGGTGATCGGCTTCTTCTTCGCCAAGGCGATCTTCGGCATCGTGCTGTACCGTGCCCGCGTACCCTGTGGCTGGTACGACACGCTGATGGCCTCGCTGGCCAGCATGGGCCTCAGCCATGCCATCGCCCGCGGCATCCTGCACGGCCTCACCCGCGAGAAGACCTCGTTCGTGGTCACCGCCAAGAGCCGGCGCCTGGGCGGCAGCAACTTCGCCGCGTTCGCGCCGGTACGCGAGGAGCTGCTGATGGCGGTCGCGCTGATGCTGTGCATCGTCGGCATGGCGCTGGGCTACGGCACGCGCTACATCGAGGGCACCTTGTGGATGTTCATCCTCGCCGCGCAGTCGATCCCGTACGTCTCGGCGGTGATCGGCGCATGGATCGCGCACAAGTCAGGCGACAAGGCCGGCTGA
- a CDS encoding autotransporter assembly complex protein TamA produces MRRPRRRPSFLLPLLLLASQAHAGVQLVVDGVADPLKAAVIAGVELSQYAGRDVSDAQAKRLYERAPGQVKSALQPYGYYDASVTGELQPIGRDWRVTLHVQPGEPVKVTAVDVQLDPEAAALAPIRQAKRALERLKDKPLNHGTYDAARDALGAQLTASGFLDARLLTHRVEVTRANHSAAIKLAWQAGPRYRYGRVHFDGSQFEDGFLDRYVPFKSGDYFSQSQLLELQQALNGADYFAVVNVLPDVDAAKGGVVDVTVQLAPAKRTIYTGGPFIGTDTGFGVRGGMERRWVNRRGHKWKNELVVAQKLKTLSTLYSIPLPGDNQRSYNVGANFRDANTATSQSRTLELVGNETRQWHGWTRTLGVHALSGTFTVGKRGSEPDNAPGIEHGRSTLVFGEAALTRKQADNPDFVRRGWLLSVAARSTAGNLLSDASFSQVTADAKWIRALGTRSRNRLILRGSAGMTWTNDFAALPPQLRFFAGGDRSVRGYGYQSIGPRNSTDRVIGGRHLLVASTELEHYFTRNWGMAAFVDAGNAFSGTDYRPKLGAGLGLRWRSPVGMIRVDLGTPIHDDRAHGIQLHLVIGPDL; encoded by the coding sequence ATGCGCCGTCCGCGCCGACGCCCGAGCTTCCTGCTGCCGCTGTTGCTGCTGGCATCGCAGGCCCATGCCGGGGTGCAACTGGTGGTGGACGGCGTCGCCGATCCGCTGAAGGCCGCGGTGATCGCCGGCGTGGAGCTGTCGCAATACGCTGGTCGTGACGTCAGCGATGCGCAGGCCAAACGCCTGTATGAACGCGCGCCCGGCCAGGTGAAGTCCGCGCTGCAGCCGTACGGCTACTACGACGCCAGCGTCACCGGCGAGCTGCAGCCGATCGGCAGGGACTGGCGGGTGACCCTGCACGTGCAACCGGGCGAGCCGGTCAAGGTCACCGCCGTCGACGTGCAACTGGACCCGGAAGCGGCCGCACTGGCCCCGATCCGCCAGGCGAAGCGCGCGCTCGAACGCCTCAAGGACAAGCCGCTGAACCATGGCACCTACGACGCGGCGCGCGACGCGCTCGGCGCGCAGCTCACCGCCAGCGGCTTCCTCGACGCCCGCCTGCTCACCCACCGGGTCGAAGTCACCCGTGCCAACCACAGCGCGGCGATCAAGCTGGCGTGGCAGGCCGGCCCGCGTTACCGCTACGGCCGGGTGCACTTCGACGGTTCGCAGTTCGAGGACGGCTTCCTCGACCGCTACGTGCCGTTCAAATCCGGCGACTACTTTTCGCAGAGCCAGTTGCTGGAGCTGCAGCAGGCGCTGAACGGTGCGGACTATTTCGCGGTGGTCAACGTGCTGCCGGACGTGGACGCGGCGAAGGGCGGCGTGGTCGACGTCACCGTGCAGCTGGCGCCGGCCAAGCGCACGATCTATACCGGCGGCCCGTTCATCGGCACCGACACCGGCTTCGGCGTGCGCGGCGGGATGGAGCGGCGCTGGGTCAACCGACGCGGGCACAAGTGGAAGAACGAGCTGGTGGTCGCGCAGAAGCTGAAGACGCTGTCCACGCTGTACTCGATCCCGCTGCCCGGCGACAACCAGCGCAGCTACAACGTCGGCGCGAATTTCCGCGACGCGAACACCGCCACCTCGCAATCGCGCACGCTGGAACTGGTCGGCAACGAGACCCGCCAATGGCACGGCTGGACCCGCACGCTGGGCGTGCATGCGCTGTCCGGCACGTTCACCGTGGGCAAGCGCGGCAGCGAGCCGGACAACGCGCCCGGCATCGAGCACGGGCGAAGCACGCTGGTGTTCGGCGAGGCCGCGCTGACGCGCAAGCAGGCCGACAACCCCGATTTCGTGCGGCGCGGCTGGCTGCTCAGCGTGGCCGCACGCAGCACCGCCGGCAACCTGCTGTCCGACGCCAGCTTCAGCCAGGTCACCGCCGACGCGAAATGGATCCGCGCGCTCGGCACGCGCAGCCGCAACCGGCTGATCCTGCGCGGCAGCGCCGGCATGACCTGGACCAACGACTTCGCCGCGCTGCCGCCGCAACTGCGCTTCTTCGCCGGCGGCGACCGCTCGGTGCGCGGCTACGGCTACCAGTCGATCGGCCCGCGCAACAGCACCGACCGCGTCATCGGCGGCCGCCACCTGCTGGTCGCCAGCACCGAGCTCGAGCATTACTTCACGCGCAACTGGGGCATGGCTGCCTTCGTCGACGCCGGCAACGCATTCAGCGGCACCGACTACCGGCCGAAGCTCGGCGCCGGCCTCGGCCTGCGCTGGCGCTCGCCGGTGGGCATGATCCGCGTCGACCTGGGCACGCCGATCCACGACGATCGCGCGCACGGCATCCAGCTGCACCTGGTGATCGGACCGGATCTGTGA